One stretch of Thermovibrio guaymasensis DNA includes these proteins:
- a CDS encoding helix-turn-helix domain-containing protein: MTEITIEQDIDEAIAKGESFYKIRKRFEKAILERALIKTRGSQTEAAKMLGISRTGLSGILKRVSR, from the coding sequence ATGACAGAAATAACCATAGAGCAAGACATTGACGAAGCTATAGCCAAAGGTGAAAGCTTTTACAAGATTAGAAAACGTTTTGAAAAAGCTATTTTGGAAAGGGCTTTGATTAAGACTAGAGGCAGCCAAACTGAGGCAGCCAAAATGCTTGGGATTAGTCGAACGGGGTTGAGTGGTATTTTGAAGAGGGTGAGTCGATGA
- a CDS encoding DUF551 domain-containing protein codes for MTDLNKLRSEFEAYEHSKKPCAIKASLFEVFTKDSLDEDEYSYIGRYVDSFMQEKWELWQKAKAQAVPTWISAKDEEPPTDTMVLICWSDSPDVQPEIDYMTCDEDLNHIWANFEIEPPTHWMYFHKVPSESGAEQ; via the coding sequence ATGACAGATCTTAATAAGTTAAGAAGTGAGTTTGAGGCATACGAACATTCAAAAAAACCATGTGCAATAAAAGCAAGTTTGTTTGAAGTTTTTACGAAAGATAGCCTTGATGAAGATGAATATTCATATATTGGGAGATATGTTGATAGTTTCATGCAAGAAAAATGGGAATTGTGGCAAAAAGCCAAAGCTCAGGCGGTGCCAACTTGGATCAGTGCTAAAGATGAAGAGCCACCAACAGACACTATGGTTTTAATTTGTTGGTCAGACTCACCGGATGTTCAACCAGAAATTGACTATATGACCTGTGATGAAGACTTAAATCATATTTGGGCAAATTTTGAGATAGAACCACCAACTCATTGGATGTACTTTCATAAAGTGCCAAGCGAATCGGGAGCTGAACAATGA
- a CDS encoding DUF551 domain-containing protein — MEWISVDDKLPGPNELVAWLKMNNPIKNGINKKWISNVDGICWADCHDGYRRKVADIDATHWMPLPEPPKQG, encoded by the coding sequence ATGGAATGGATTAGTGTTGATGATAAGCTTCCGGGCCCTAATGAATTAGTAGCTTGGTTAAAAATGAATAATCCAATTAAAAATGGAATAAATAAGAAGTGGATATCAAATGTGGATGGTATTTGCTGGGCAGATTGTCATGACGGATATCGTAGAAAAGTAGCTGATATAGATGCTACCCACTGGATGCCACTACCAGAACCGCCAAAACAAGGATGA
- a CDS encoding RusA family crossover junction endodeoxyribonuclease: MKLILDVEVPLVAPSVNTYWRANGNRRFITPKGVKFTKDLAHWVKPLMSDKRLRLDIVFCYPDKRKRDCDNSLKSVIDSLVKNGLCHDDEQFDILHIERGSVIKGGLIKIKVFELDVAIN, translated from the coding sequence ATGAAGTTAATTCTTGATGTCGAAGTTCCGCTAGTTGCTCCGTCAGTAAATACTTATTGGCGGGCAAATGGAAATAGAAGGTTTATCACGCCAAAAGGAGTTAAGTTTACAAAAGATTTGGCGCATTGGGTAAAACCATTGATGAGTGATAAGCGGCTTAGACTGGATATTGTTTTTTGCTATCCAGATAAGCGTAAGCGCGATTGCGATAATTCGCTTAAATCGGTTATCGATAGTCTTGTTAAAAATGGGTTATGTCATGATGATGAGCAGTTTGATATTTTGCATATTGAACGCGGGTCAGTTATTAAAGGTGGTTTAATCAAGATAAAAGTTTTTGAATTGGATGTTGCAATTAACTAA
- a CDS encoding replication protein produces the protein MSKVYAPNYTQVPNVVIDDLAAKLSDSAFKIYVVLIRKTKGWDQKRDAIAISQFMELTGKSKPTVIKAIDELINLGLIKKTRFTKHGNEYELNLSFSHDGVFLKFRGKKSLLVKNFNIKGKEFLLLKVKNFDTQKKLSKETIKDTNINKGEVKKFDPVDCELPSNVEKKDWIDFVEMRKSIKKPLSELAAKKILKKLDGFGIHAKQALENSIVSSWSDVYMPKQDKHFSQPQNNRMQELQQLSEQWELENANYTPY, from the coding sequence ATGAGTAAGGTTTATGCGCCCAACTACACGCAAGTCCCTAATGTTGTAATTGATGATTTAGCGGCAAAGTTAAGTGATTCAGCATTTAAGATTTATGTTGTTCTTATCCGCAAAACAAAAGGATGGGATCAAAAACGTGATGCTATTGCAATTAGTCAATTCATGGAACTAACAGGAAAGTCAAAGCCAACTGTAATTAAAGCTATTGATGAGTTAATAAATCTTGGTCTTATTAAGAAGACTAGATTTACAAAACACGGTAATGAATATGAATTAAATCTTTCATTTTCTCATGATGGTGTTTTCTTAAAATTTAGAGGTAAAAAATCTTTACTAGTAAAAAATTTTAACATCAAAGGTAAAGAATTTTTACTTCTAAAGGTAAAGAATTTTGACACACAAAAGAAACTATCAAAAGAAACTATTAAAGATACTAATATTAATAAGGGCGAAGTAAAAAAATTTGACCCTGTTGATTGTGAACTACCTTCAAACGTAGAAAAGAAAGATTGGATTGATTTTGTTGAAATGCGTAAATCAATCAAGAAACCACTTTCTGAATTGGCAGCAAAAAAGATTCTGAAGAAGTTAGATGGTTTTGGTATTCATGCAAAACAGGCACTGGAAAATTCGATTGTTTCAAGTTGGTCTGATGTTTATATGCCAAAGCAAGATAAACATTTCAGTCAACCACAAAACAACCGAATGCAAGAACTTCAACAATTGAGCGAACAATGGGAGTTAGAAAATGCAAATTACACACCATACTGA